In Streptomyces ambofaciens ATCC 23877, a single genomic region encodes these proteins:
- a CDS encoding STAS domain-containing protein — protein MAQEQTTDSGRPDQTDRLSAVSTVIDGIRVLALTGEIDNDTGGQLRQALDVAGTDRPRIVLDMRQVTFMDSSGINILIAAHQDIAASGGWLRLAAPTDAVLRVLRLVGVDQVIDCRSTLDGTLTP, from the coding sequence ATGGCCCAGGAACAGACGACGGACAGCGGACGCCCCGATCAGACGGACAGACTGTCCGCCGTATCCACCGTCATCGACGGCATCCGCGTCCTGGCCCTCACCGGGGAGATCGACAACGACACCGGAGGGCAGCTCAGGCAGGCCCTGGACGTGGCGGGCACGGACCGGCCCCGCATCGTGCTCGACATGCGCCAGGTCACCTTCATGGACTCCAGCGGCATCAACATCCTCATCGCCGCCCACCAGGACATCGCCGCGTCCGGTGGCTGGCTGCGCTTGGCCGCCCCCACGGACGCCGTCCTGCGCGTCCTGCGACTCGTCGGCGTGGACCAGGTCATCGACTGCCGTTCCACCCTCGACGGTACTCTCACGCCCTGA
- a CDS encoding MOSC domain-containing protein codes for MSGTVTAVSSNGEYTFTKPNRDSITLLAGLGVEGDVHAGVTVKHRSRVAQDPTQPNLRQVHLIHEELFAEVRAAGFEVLPGDLGENITTSGIDLLGLPVGTLLRIGDEAVLEVTGLRNPCLQIDNFQDGLLKQVVGRDEAGNIVRKAGIMSIVKNGGVVRPGDTIKVELPGGPHRPLERV; via the coding sequence ATGAGCGGGACAGTGACAGCCGTCAGCAGCAACGGCGAGTACACGTTCACCAAGCCCAACCGGGACAGCATCACGCTGCTCGCCGGGCTTGGTGTGGAGGGCGACGTGCATGCCGGCGTGACGGTCAAGCACCGCTCACGCGTCGCGCAGGACCCCACCCAGCCGAACCTGCGCCAGGTGCACCTCATCCATGAAGAGCTCTTCGCCGAAGTCCGTGCGGCGGGATTCGAGGTGCTGCCCGGTGACCTCGGCGAGAACATCACCACCAGCGGTATCGATCTGCTGGGCCTGCCGGTCGGCACCTTGCTGCGCATCGGCGACGAGGCGGTGCTGGAGGTGACCGGCCTGCGGAACCCCTGCCTGCAGATCGACAACTTCCAGGACGGGCTGCTCAAGCAGGTCGTCGGCCGTGACGAAGCCGGCAACATCGTGCGCAAGGCAGGAATCATGAGCATCGTGAAGAACGGCGGCGTGGTGCGCCCGGGCGACACGATCAAAGTGGAGCTTCCCGGCGGGCCACACCGGCCTCTGGAGCGAGTCTGA
- a CDS encoding GNAT family N-acetyltransferase, translating to MTDEADLRRPLLRSPKRVRFVELAGGAMSALLAGDLSGAGREAGISLTEYFMTDSARWLWQFRLDQMAADPGHARWMVRQAVVGDGGLVVGHAGFHGPPDEAGMVEIGYSVAPDFRRQGYGRSALVELLRLAGAEPTVTTVRATIGPDNVASLATISGFGFVQVGEQWDEEDGLELVFEVPACRLPLT from the coding sequence GTGACAGATGAAGCCGATCTCCGGAGACCGCTCCTGCGGAGCCCGAAACGCGTCCGTTTTGTCGAGCTGGCCGGTGGTGCGATGTCCGCCTTGCTGGCTGGAGACCTGTCCGGGGCCGGCAGGGAGGCCGGAATTTCGCTGACCGAGTACTTCATGACCGACAGCGCACGGTGGCTGTGGCAGTTCCGGCTCGACCAGATGGCCGCCGATCCCGGCCATGCGCGGTGGATGGTGCGGCAGGCGGTCGTCGGCGACGGAGGTCTCGTCGTCGGACATGCCGGGTTCCACGGACCTCCCGATGAGGCCGGCATGGTCGAGATCGGCTATTCCGTCGCCCCCGACTTCCGTCGCCAGGGATATGGCCGGTCCGCGCTGGTCGAGTTGCTTCGCCTGGCAGGAGCGGAGCCCACGGTCACGACCGTGCGGGCGACGATCGGCCCCGACAACGTGGCGTCCCTGGCCACGATCTCGGGCTTCGGCTTCGTCCAGGTCGGAGAGCAGTGGGATGAGGAGGATGGTCTCGAACTGGTCTTTGAGGTCCCTGCCTGCCGGCTTCCGCTCACTTGA
- a CDS encoding ATP-binding protein — MNGVAKVAAVEATPVGEDGPAPYEQVLQTTTALDGDSADIGRARHVAAAFLSRVQAEHGLPVSQRAMEVTQLVISELVTNSRKYAPGPILVDLRITGDMVEVAVWDSDSALPMARAADAGRVGQHGLEIVMAVAQGFEARREPVGKRITVRIALFDDPGGAVSGRTLL, encoded by the coding sequence ATGAACGGGGTAGCGAAGGTGGCCGCAGTGGAAGCAACGCCTGTGGGTGAGGACGGCCCGGCGCCGTATGAGCAGGTCCTCCAGACGACGACCGCCCTGGACGGTGACAGCGCGGACATCGGCCGAGCCCGCCACGTGGCAGCGGCCTTCCTGTCCCGGGTTCAGGCCGAGCACGGGCTGCCGGTGTCCCAGCGGGCGATGGAGGTGACCCAGCTGGTGATCAGCGAGCTCGTCACCAACTCCCGCAAGTACGCGCCGGGCCCGATCCTGGTGGATCTGAGGATCACCGGTGACATGGTCGAGGTGGCGGTGTGGGACTCGGACTCCGCCCTGCCGATGGCACGGGCTGCCGATGCCGGCCGGGTCGGCCAGCACGGGCTGGAGATCGTCATGGCGGTGGCCCAGGGCTTCGAAGCCCGCCGGGAGCCGGTCGGCAAGCGGATCACCGTCCGCATCGCTCTGTTCGACGACCCCGGCGGCGCCGTCAGCGGCCGAACCCTCCTCTGA
- a CDS encoding helix-turn-helix domain-containing protein, giving the protein MSPVLDTAFIPPRDREELVRHAVWESLVAVDIEHRPAAEDISVRIGLGDVGPLTFCTARASAVTVRRTERLARADEEPAVFLGLQVSGTSLVVQNDRECVLRPGELAVYESVSPYTLLFDEGVDHHFLRFPRAALALPDRLLRDTSTVTLGSDNPVARLAFDYFCQLAATDELHQGGHADAVVEPSIELLRAVLTWQHGNSELAKGPLEATLTLRVTQYVRAHLADPDLSAARIARAHGISVRHLYAVLSRSGISLGDWIRTHRLAACRRELAGPKGRSRTIAAVGRSWGFVDASHFSKVFKQAYGLSPRAWRDHHRPRSST; this is encoded by the coding sequence ATGAGCCCGGTCCTGGACACTGCGTTCATTCCGCCGCGCGACCGGGAGGAGCTGGTGCGGCACGCGGTGTGGGAATCGCTGGTGGCGGTGGACATCGAGCATCGTCCCGCGGCCGAGGACATCTCCGTCCGCATCGGGCTCGGCGACGTCGGGCCTCTCACGTTCTGTACGGCGCGGGCGTCCGCGGTCACTGTCCGTCGCACTGAGCGGCTGGCCCGGGCGGACGAGGAGCCGGCCGTCTTCCTCGGCCTCCAGGTGTCGGGCACCAGCCTGGTGGTGCAGAACGACCGCGAATGCGTGCTGAGGCCGGGAGAGCTGGCCGTCTACGAATCGGTCTCTCCCTACACACTGCTCTTCGACGAGGGGGTCGACCACCACTTCCTCCGCTTCCCGCGCGCGGCGCTCGCACTCCCCGACCGACTGCTACGGGACACCAGCACGGTCACTCTGGGATCCGACAACCCCGTCGCGCGTCTCGCCTTCGACTATTTCTGCCAACTGGCCGCCACCGACGAACTGCACCAGGGCGGGCACGCCGACGCCGTGGTGGAACCCAGCATCGAGCTCCTCCGCGCAGTCCTGACGTGGCAACACGGCAACTCCGAACTGGCCAAGGGACCGCTGGAGGCGACACTCACCCTGCGCGTCACGCAGTACGTCCGGGCCCACCTGGCAGACCCGGATCTGTCGGCCGCACGGATCGCTCGCGCACACGGCATCTCCGTGCGCCACCTCTACGCGGTGCTGTCCCGGTCGGGCATCAGCCTCGGAGACTGGATCCGTACACACCGCCTTGCCGCATGCAGGCGAGAGCTGGCCGGCCCGAAGGGGCGGTCGCGCACCATCGCTGCGGTGGGGCGGAGTTGGGGCTTCGTGGACGCCTCCCACTTCAGCAAGGTTTTCAAACAGGCGTACGGACTCTCGCCACGTGCATGGCGCGACCACCACCGTCCTCGCTCCTCCACGTGA
- a CDS encoding terpene synthase family protein — protein sequence MVIGDVPAFTGTPVVGHPHVEEIQSQSLKWMGDMGLLPDPKVRARYAGMRVGAWPSHCYPYTSFDYGLLLAYWWSWWTYVDDVAPQMDCDQWLKLSLDMEHVLRCAGDSAVPAGGSDSCQPVLRSLADLCRRTAAAGSDAYYDQVAAGNIDALYGFGLEAFNERLRRAPDIDLEVSRHCEYLRGRYKTIGLILDVAYIEGALGFDVPSSVRRTTAWQDVLETAFSVMILQNDLVGAARDEAASDTHNAVNLLRRLHGLSRADAEHQITRAIAARIAEFLHLERVFPDHVTDLGLPALDLERVQDIIGKLKIMSQGALAWYTETSRYIPASRTANRADNFASRCQT from the coding sequence ATGGTCATCGGGGACGTTCCCGCTTTCACCGGCACGCCCGTCGTGGGCCATCCGCACGTCGAAGAGATCCAGTCCCAGTCACTGAAGTGGATGGGTGACATGGGTCTGCTTCCCGACCCGAAGGTACGGGCCCGGTATGCGGGCATGCGGGTGGGGGCTTGGCCCAGCCATTGTTATCCGTACACAAGCTTCGACTACGGCCTGTTGCTCGCCTACTGGTGGTCTTGGTGGACCTACGTGGACGACGTCGCACCGCAGATGGACTGCGATCAGTGGCTGAAGCTGTCGCTGGACATGGAACACGTGCTGCGGTGCGCCGGGGACAGCGCGGTACCGGCCGGTGGCTCGGACTCCTGTCAGCCGGTACTGCGTTCCCTGGCGGACCTCTGCCGGCGCACAGCCGCCGCCGGCAGCGATGCCTACTACGATCAGGTCGCCGCCGGTAACATCGACGCCCTCTACGGCTTCGGACTCGAGGCATTCAACGAGCGTCTGCGTCGCGCGCCGGACATCGACCTGGAGGTGTCGAGGCACTGCGAGTACCTGCGGGGAAGGTACAAGACGATCGGGCTCATCCTCGACGTGGCTTACATCGAGGGCGCTCTGGGCTTCGACGTTCCGTCTTCGGTGCGCCGCACCACCGCCTGGCAGGACGTGCTGGAGACGGCGTTCAGCGTCATGATCCTTCAGAACGACCTGGTCGGAGCGGCTCGGGACGAAGCAGCCAGTGACACCCACAACGCCGTCAATCTTCTGCGCCGGCTGCACGGCCTCTCGCGCGCGGACGCCGAGCACCAGATCACCCGCGCCATCGCAGCCCGGATTGCCGAGTTCCTCCACCTTGAACGCGTCTTCCCCGACCACGTGACCGATCTCGGCCTGCCCGCCCTGGATCTCGAACGGGTCCAAGACATCATCGGCAAGCTGAAGATCATGAGCCAGGGTGCGCTGGCCTGGTACACCGAGACATCCCGCTACATTCCCGCCAGCCGGACCGCGAACAGAGCAGACAACTTCGCCTCACGGTGCCAGACATGA